The sequence below is a genomic window from Dyadobacter chenwenxiniae.
TCCATTAGCAATGCATTGTGGTCAATAGCCAGGTTCACTTCCTCGAACGTAGGTGCACATTCGTACTGGCCAGGTGCGACCTCATTATGGCGAGTGCGGACCGGAATGCCCAGTTTTAATGCCTCAAATTCAAAATCCACCATAAACGCATTCACGCGCGGGGATATTGATCCAAAATAATGGTCATCCAGCTGCTGGCCGCGCGCGGGACTATGCCCGAAAACGGTCCTTCCTGCCATTAACAGGTCGGGACGCGCATAATAGAGCGCTTTATCAACCAAAAAGTATTCCTGTTCAATGCCTAATGTCGGCGTCACCTTATCTACGTCGCGGTTGAAAAACTGGCAAACCGAAGTCGCCGCTTTATCCAGCATGACGAGCGATTTGAGCAACGGAGCCTTATAATCAAGCGCTTCACCTGTGTAGGAAATGAAAACGGACGGAATACACAAGGTCTTCCCCCCTGCCCCATTATCCATTAGAAATGCCGGCGAGCTCGGGTCCCAGCCTGTATAACCGCGTGCCTCAAATGTGGCACGCAAACCGCCGCTCGGGAACGAAGATGCATCCGGCTCCTGCTGGACCAATGCACTTCCTTTGAATTTCTCGACAGCTTTTCCGTCTATTGTTAAGTCAAAAAATGAGTCGTGCTTTTCGGCAGTCGTTCCGGTTAGGGGCTGAAACCAGTGCGTATAGTGCGTTGCGCCCTTTGAAATTGCCCATGATTTCATTGCCGCCGAAACCTCATCCGCCACTTCCCGGTCTATTGTCGAACCTGATCGTATGGCGTTGGAAATTTTGGTGTAAGCCTCGGCAGACAGCAACGTTTTCATGACATCATCACTGAATGTATTGCTTCCGTATAAGTCAGCTACTTTTTCAGATGGAGGGGTAAGCGAAGGGGCAACCCGGCCTTGAGCAATCTCAAAAGCTTTGGAACGAAAAGTCATTTATAATCGGATTTATATTAATTCTCCTCAAAATTATTTATTTAAAGGTATCTACAACTATTCTGCGTTAGATTTTCACATTTAGGCAGCATAATAATGCAGGTTGGCGCATTTTTCGGAACTTTGCAAATTCTCCTGGACACAAATGCGCAAAAGATTAGAATTTATTGCCCTATACGGGATTAGCTGGGTCGTTCTTTTCCAGTTTTTCCGTATTATATTTCTGGCTTACCATTATAAAAAAACGCTCGAGCTGCCGTCATCTCTTTGGGTAAAGAGCGCTGCGCATGGTTTGCAAATGGACATTTCATTTGCAGGCTACATCCTAATGATCCCTGCACTGCTCATGATGTTCACGGCCCGAAAATGGCAGTGGTATGAAAAAACACTGGTCATTTTTAGCTCCATCATTGCATTTTTGATCACCTTAATGGTCGTGGCGGACCTGGAATTATTTAAAGCCTGGGGATTTCGCATTGACGCCACGTCCTTGCATTATCTCAAAACGCCCACCGAAGCATTCGCTTCCATGGGCGCGGCGCCTGTTTTTCCGCTTTTGATACTTTTTGCGGTGTTATTTTTCCTTGTCTGGAAATTGCTGCAGACCATTATTAAACGCAGCATGAGCGCCTTTGAAAAAACCGGTTTTATTTACACAATCCCCGTTTTCCTGATCCTGGCAGCCAGCCTGATCATTCCGATCCGTGGCGGGTTGCAGCTGGCGCCTATGAACGAAAGCGCCGTGTTTTTCAGCGAAAAGAGCTTTGCCAATTATGCCGCCGTAAATGTGCCGTGGAATTACATGAGTTCGCTCATCAATGCGAGTTATTCAAAGAAAAACCCATTCCTGTATTTTGACGAAAAAGAGGCCGACCGGATGACACAGGCGCTTTACAAGGCTGACAGCACATCGCAGCACCTTGTGAAAGCCGGTAAGATCAATGTCGTCGTCATCATCTGGGAGAGCTTTACCTCGAAAGTGGTTGGCAGTTTGAACGGTTTGAAAAATGTAACGCCGCAGTTTGATCGGCTGGCGAAAGAAGGATTGCTCTTTACCCATGTTTATGCAAGCGGAAATCGCAGCGACAAGGGAATGGTTGCCATTTTAAGCGGCTATCCCGCGCAGCCGACCAGTTCAATTATCAAAATCCCGAAAAAAACGATGTCATTACCCTCGTTACCAAAGATTTTTCGGCAAAATGGCTGGCATACATCCTTTTATTATGGCGGTGAAACGGAGTTTGCCAATATGAAATCTTACTTTATGCAGCAGGATTTTGACCAAATTATCGATAAAAATGATTTTGATGAAAAGGATATGAATTCCAAATGGGGCGCGCATGACCACATTGTTTTGAACCGCCTGATGAGTGATCTGGATAAGCAGAAGCAGCCATTTTTCTCAACGCTCTTTACATTAAGCAGCCACGAGCCATTTGAAGTTCCGGTCAAAACGGCGATTCCGGGTAATGATGCTGAACATTTGTTTTTGAATGCCCATCATTATACGGACGCTTCGATAGGAGAATTTATTAAGGTTGCTAAAACCAAATCCTGGTGGAACAACACGCTGGTGATCATCATCGCCGACCACGGCCATCCGCTCCCGGAAACGGACAAAAGCAAGCCTGCTGAATTTCGTATCCCAATGCTCTGGCTCGGAGGCGCGTTACAAATGCAGCCGTCAAGAATTGATTCGCTGTCGTCGCAAACCGATCTGGCAGCAACATTATTGAACCAGTTGCACCTTCCTTCGGGTTCATTCACTTGGAGCAATGATATCTTTGGCAAAAACCGTGTCCCATTTGCTTATTTCGCATTTACCAATGGGCTAGGCTGGATGAAACCCGGCGGTTTTCTGGTGCGGGACAACATTGGCGGCAACATCATAGAAAAAACCGGAGCACTGACGCCAGAAGAAGAAAACTTTGGAAAAGCATATTTGCAATCGTCTTTCAGCGATTATTTGAAAAGGTAGGCGGCGGTCAGCAGTCGGCTTTCGGCAGTTAGCGTTCGGCAGTCGGCTTCCGCAGTCAGCTTTCGACGGTCGCATCGATTCACAAGAGCCAGAATCCGACGGCTGACAGCCGAAAGCCTACTGCCGAACGCCAAAAGCCGACAGCTGATTGCCAACAGCTGATTGCCAATAAATTTGTAAATTCGCAGGATAATTAAAACCAATGAAAAAAGTCGCTTTTTATACATTAGGCTGTAAACTGAATTATTCTGAAACGTCGTCCATTGGCCGCATGTTTGAGCAGAAAGGATATCAGAAGGTTGAGTTTAATGAAACGCCTGATATTTTTATTATTAACACCTGCTCTGTTACGGAAAATGCGGATAAAAAATGCCGCAAGATTGTGCGCGAGGCTCAAAAGATCAATGGCGATGGGTATGTAGCCATTATTGGTTGCTATGCGCAATTGAAACCCAAAGAAATCTCTGAAATTCCAGGCGTGGATGCGGTTTTGGGAGCTGCGGAAAAATTCCGTTTGGTGGAGCTGATCGATACATTTGAAAAGACACCATTTGGCCAACCGGCACAGGTGGTCGCTTCCACTATCGACCACGCCGTTGAATATCACACTTCTTATTCACTGAATGACCGCACGCGCACTTTCCTCAAAGTACAGGACGGCTGCGATTATCCCTGCTCCTACTGCACCATTCCATTGGCAAGAGGCAAAAGCCGGTCCGACAGCATAGCCAACATTGTGAAAGCGGCTCGGGACATTGCTGCAAGGGACGTGAAAGAAATCGTTTTGACGGGCGTTAACATTGGTGATTTCGGTTTACAGAACGGCGAGCGCAAAGAGACATTTCTGGATCTGGTAAAGGCATTGGACGAGGTGGAAGGCATTTTACGCTTCCGCATTTCCTCCATTGAACCAAATTTACTGACCGACGAGATCATTGAGTTTGTTGCAACATCGAAACGTTTTGCACATCATTTTCACATTCCGCTGCAATCGGGTTCCAACTCGGTTTTGGCATTAATGAAGCGTCGTTATAAGCGTGAATTGTATGCAGAACGCGTTGCGAAGATCAAATCGCTGATGCCTGAGTGCTGCATTGGCGTGGACGTGATCGTAGGCCACCCGGGCGAAACGCAGCAGCTTTTTGAAGAAAGTTATCAGTTTTTGAATGAGCTCGACGTTTCTTACCTGCACGTTTTCACTTATTCGGAAAGAGAAAATACGGCGGCTTTGCAAATCAGGCCTGTTGTTGCCAAGAATGTTAGGGCAGATCGTTCCAAAATGCTTCATATCCTTTCGGAAAAGAAAAAGCGCTTCTTCTATGAGCAGCAAGTCGACAAGCAGGGACTGGTTTTGTTTGAAGACGAGATTCAGAACGGTCAGATGCTGGGGTTCACCGACAATTACGTTCGTGTGGCGGTAAAATACGATCCGTTACTGATTAACGAAACAAAAGCAGTAAGATACGACCACATTAATGATGCAGGATTCATGGAAGTGACCGAGGTTGAAGAAGAAGTTTTCATTCATTCCTGAAAATAAATGAATTTATAAAAGCAAAGCCCGGAACATTCCGGGCTTTGCTTTTATATAACGTTGAGAAAAATTACGCTTCTATAAGAAACTCATCGTGCTGGCTGATATCCAATCCAGCTTTCTCATCCAATTCAGATACACGAAGTGGCAAGATAAGATCTGTGATTTTAAGCAGCAGCAATGAACCACCGAATGCGAAAACAGACACACCTACCAAAGCAATTACGTGGTTGATGAACAATGTTGTTTCGCCGAAAGCAAGACCTTGATCCGTAACCAGTGAGTTAACACCGCTTGTTGCAAATACACCCGTCATCAACATACCAACCATACCGCCTACACCGTGGCAAGGAAATACGTCCAATGTATCATCCAATGTAGAACGTGTGCGCAGGTGAGCAACGTAGTTACTGATCACAGCAGCGATCGTTCCGATGAAAAGAGATGCAGGAACCGTTACGAAACCGGCAGCAGGCGTGATAGCCACAAGACCTACAACCGCACCAATACAGAAACCAAGTGCTGACACCTTTTTGCCTCTTGCAACATCAAACAAAACCCATGAAAGACCAGCGGCACCAGCAGCAGTGTTCGTCGTAGCGAAAGCAGAAACTGCCAATGGAGAAGCTGAAAGTGCCGAACCTGCGTTGAAACCGAACCAACCGAACCAAAGCAAACCTGTTCCCAAAAGAACGAAAGGAATGTTAGCAGGAGGCAATACGTGATCTTCTGTTAATGACTTACGTCTTTTCAGGTAAAGTGCACCGGCCAAAGCAGCCCAGCCCGCAGACATGTGAACAACCGTTCCACCTGCAAAGTCAAGCACACCCATTTTGAAAAGGATACCATCTGCATGCCACGTCATGTGCGCCAGTGGTGAGTAAATGAATACGCAGAACAAGATGATGAACAACACGTAAGAACGGAAGTTGATACGCTCAGCCATTGAACCCGTTACAAGCGCAGGTGTGATCACCGCGAACTTCATTTGGAACATGGCAAAAAGAGCGAAAGGAATTGTTCCCCAAACCGGCCCGTCCAAAACGCCTTTGAACATGAAGTGCGTCATTGGGTTACCCACAAATCCGCCGATGTCATCACCGAATGCAAGACTGAAACCAATAACAACCCAAAGGACACTGATAACGCCCATTGCGATGAAGCTCTGAAGCATTGTCGAGATAACGTTTTTGTTATTCACCATTCCGCCGTAGAAGTAAGCCAGACCCGGCGTCATAAGCAAAACCAGGGCAGCAGACACCAGTAACCAGGCGGTATCACCGGAATTGATGCCCTCCGTTACGATCTGAGTCGGAACATTGGGGATGAAGGCACCGAGAATACTGATTACGAGCAGGATAATCAGTGGAATGTAGTTACGTTTTTCCATTGTAGTAAATAGTTATTATAGGTAGATTAAGAAGGTATGTGATTGAAAATTAGAATTTGTAAATAAATGCAAGTCCGAAAGTCGTCTGGCTGTTTTTAGTCCACTCGCCATCAGAATCTTCAAATTGCTGCGCTTCGCCTGCACCGCTTACTTTTGGATAGGCATCCAGACGGAATTCAGGTTTAACCAGGATGTGTCCGTCGGCAAGGCTGATGTTACCTGTTAAAGTGATTGAATTAACACTTGTTCCCTGACCGGCTGGTGTTAGTAAACCGCGAACGCCGCTGTCATTGTTAAAGTATTCGTAACGCGCACCGATTGCGAAGTTGTCTGTTAATGCCGTGTTGGCATAAACAGCTACACCGCCCCATGTTTCGGTGTCAGTAGGCCCGCCGTAACCTTGATAATCTCCTTTTTGGCTTCCGTATGCAGCATTCAATCCAAGCAGGAATTTCTCAGTGATCTGGAAACTTGTAGTAAGGTCAAAAACCTGATAGAAAGCAGACGGCTCTTTGAAAGTAACTGTATCCGGATTTGCTTCGTTGCTTCCAATATAGTTCACATATACATTCCAGTTTGCGACTGGCTGGAAGTAAAGCTGGCTGATAATCCCCTTTTTGCGGTTGTTATCTCCTAATCCGTCAACATTGTTCACAACGCCTACCATTAAGGAAGCTTTGTCTGAAAAAGCATAAGTTGCTTTCAAACCAGCATGGTAGAATGGGCCATTGTTAAATAAGTTTGATAGGGAGTAGTTGAAGTTGGCCGGTGCGTCGATCACTTCATATCCGATGTTTGTTCCGAATTGTCCGGCGGTCATCGAAAACTTGTCCGTGAATTTGTAAGTAAAATAAGCTTGCTTGATAGCGAGTGCGGTGCTAAACAATGCATTACCATAGTTACCCATGTTGGCGTTAGGCCCGAATGTCAAATCAACCACAGCTTCTGATTTCGCGTTGGTGTAAGCCACTTTTGTCTGAACCAATCCAAGGGAAAACTGACCTGAGCGCTGATCGAATACACGTGCGTTGCTTCCACCCATATTAGAACGCGACGCAGGTTTATTGAAATTAGCCATGTAATAAGAGTCCAGATAGCCGGAAAACGCAAATGCACCTTTGGCATCATCTTCGTCCTTCACCTCGGTAACCACTGTTGTATCTGCTTTAACGGCCTTTTTGTCCTCCTCCGACTTTGCAAAACCCAAAAAAGGAACCATTAAAGATAATACTGTACAATAGACTTTTTTCATAATTATATTCTGTTTAAGTTAATATTACTTTCCGGCTGTATTACTGGATCAAATATTGTACATAAATTGTATTTATCAAATATCTAAGCTGAATTTTATATTAAAAAACACAATTTTCATTTTTTTATACTCTATTTTATTGTTTTATGAACATAAATATGGCGTTTTGACATTTTTTGTTTAAAATTTTTAATTTTGTGTAAATCAGTTTATACAAAATTTCCTAAACAGCTTATCGCCGCAATTATTAAGAAATTTTATTATTATAATGACATTTACGGATTTATAGAGGCACAAAAAAAGCCCCGCTGTTGGCGGGGCTCAAAATCTTATTTGGCTAGCAGGTTTTATTCACCATGCATCCATGCTTTTTTCGCAAGTAATGTATCTTCCTCCTCTTCATTATCAGGATCCGGAACGCAGCAATCAACAGGACAAACCGCAGCACATTGAGGCTCTTCGTGGAAACCTACGCACTCTGTACATTTATCTGATACGATATAATAGAATTCATCGGAAACTGGTGACTGTTTTTCCTTACCACTTACAATGGTCCCATCGCCAAAATCCACCTCGTCCAGACTTGTACCATCACCCCAGGTCCACTCAACACCTCCTTCATAAATTGCTGTGTTAGGGCACTCTGGCTCGCACGCCCCACAATTTATGCATTCATCGGTTATCATTATAGCCATATCGCCGGATTGTTTATATTTGTTGCTATTTCTTCTGTTTAGAGTAACAAATATAACTATTTATAGTTTCCCGGCAATCAGAAAAATAAAAACGAATACCTAATTTAACTTTTCAGCGTTCAGTCAGAATGATATCGAGAGCACAGCGGATAAATGCATTTATAAATCTTGGAAAATTCATCACAAACCCTCAAAGCGAGCCGATAATTGAAGAATGGATCGCCCGCGCTAATAGCAAAAACAACTGGTTTACACCCGAAAATGTCGCCCGATCGCTTAACGCGCTTGCTCATCAATTTTTAAATGCAGACAAGCTCAATGCCTGGGCTGCGC
It includes:
- a CDS encoding LTA synthase family protein; this encodes MRKRLEFIALYGISWVVLFQFFRIIFLAYHYKKTLELPSSLWVKSAAHGLQMDISFAGYILMIPALLMMFTARKWQWYEKTLVIFSSIIAFLITLMVVADLELFKAWGFRIDATSLHYLKTPTEAFASMGAAPVFPLLILFAVLFFLVWKLLQTIIKRSMSAFEKTGFIYTIPVFLILAASLIIPIRGGLQLAPMNESAVFFSEKSFANYAAVNVPWNYMSSLINASYSKKNPFLYFDEKEADRMTQALYKADSTSQHLVKAGKINVVVIIWESFTSKVVGSLNGLKNVTPQFDRLAKEGLLFTHVYASGNRSDKGMVAILSGYPAQPTSSIIKIPKKTMSLPSLPKIFRQNGWHTSFYYGGETEFANMKSYFMQQDFDQIIDKNDFDEKDMNSKWGAHDHIVLNRLMSDLDKQKQPFFSTLFTLSSHEPFEVPVKTAIPGNDAEHLFLNAHHYTDASIGEFIKVAKTKSWWNNTLVIIIADHGHPLPETDKSKPAEFRIPMLWLGGALQMQPSRIDSLSSQTDLAATLLNQLHLPSGSFTWSNDIFGKNRVPFAYFAFTNGLGWMKPGGFLVRDNIGGNIIEKTGALTPEEENFGKAYLQSSFSDYLKR
- the mtaB gene encoding tRNA (N(6)-L-threonylcarbamoyladenosine(37)-C(2))-methylthiotransferase MtaB; amino-acid sequence: MKKVAFYTLGCKLNYSETSSIGRMFEQKGYQKVEFNETPDIFIINTCSVTENADKKCRKIVREAQKINGDGYVAIIGCYAQLKPKEISEIPGVDAVLGAAEKFRLVELIDTFEKTPFGQPAQVVASTIDHAVEYHTSYSLNDRTRTFLKVQDGCDYPCSYCTIPLARGKSRSDSIANIVKAARDIAARDVKEIVLTGVNIGDFGLQNGERKETFLDLVKALDEVEGILRFRISSIEPNLLTDEIIEFVATSKRFAHHFHIPLQSGSNSVLALMKRRYKRELYAERVAKIKSLMPECCIGVDVIVGHPGETQQLFEESYQFLNELDVSYLHVFTYSERENTAALQIRPVVAKNVRADRSKMLHILSEKKKRFFYEQQVDKQGLVLFEDEIQNGQMLGFTDNYVRVAVKYDPLLINETKAVRYDHINDAGFMEVTEVEEEVFIHS
- a CDS encoding ammonium transporter; its protein translation is MEKRNYIPLIILLVISILGAFIPNVPTQIVTEGINSGDTAWLLVSAALVLLMTPGLAYFYGGMVNNKNVISTMLQSFIAMGVISVLWVVIGFSLAFGDDIGGFVGNPMTHFMFKGVLDGPVWGTIPFALFAMFQMKFAVITPALVTGSMAERINFRSYVLFIILFCVFIYSPLAHMTWHADGILFKMGVLDFAGGTVVHMSAGWAALAGALYLKRRKSLTEDHVLPPANIPFVLLGTGLLWFGWFGFNAGSALSASPLAVSAFATTNTAAGAAGLSWVLFDVARGKKVSALGFCIGAVVGLVAITPAAGFVTVPASLFIGTIAAVISNYVAHLRTRSTLDDTLDVFPCHGVGGMVGMLMTGVFATSGVNSLVTDQGLAFGETTLFINHVIALVGVSVFAFGGSLLLLKITDLILPLRVSELDEKAGLDISQHDEFLIEA
- a CDS encoding porin; protein product: MKKVYCTVLSLMVPFLGFAKSEEDKKAVKADTTVVTEVKDEDDAKGAFAFSGYLDSYYMANFNKPASRSNMGGSNARVFDQRSGQFSLGLVQTKVAYTNAKSEAVVDLTFGPNANMGNYGNALFSTALAIKQAYFTYKFTDKFSMTAGQFGTNIGYEVIDAPANFNYSLSNLFNNGPFYHAGLKATYAFSDKASLMVGVVNNVDGLGDNNRKKGIISQLYFQPVANWNVYVNYIGSNEANPDTVTFKEPSAFYQVFDLTTSFQITEKFLLGLNAAYGSQKGDYQGYGGPTDTETWGGVAVYANTALTDNFAIGARYEYFNNDSGVRGLLTPAGQGTSVNSITLTGNISLADGHILVKPEFRLDAYPKVSGAGEAQQFEDSDGEWTKNSQTTFGLAFIYKF
- a CDS encoding 4Fe-4S binding protein; its protein translation is MAIMITDECINCGACEPECPNTAIYEGGVEWTWGDGTSLDEVDFGDGTIVSGKEKQSPVSDEFYYIVSDKCTECVGFHEEPQCAAVCPVDCCVPDPDNEEEEDTLLAKKAWMHGE